Proteins co-encoded in one Streptomyces liliiviolaceus genomic window:
- a CDS encoding helix-turn-helix domain-containing protein: MARPEKEIPATAPLEVAELARELRALRRSAKLTYQSLSTRSHYSTATLSAAASGNTVPKWEVVDSFIRACGAKEADLPTWRRLYQNAHVRAMTEQAVRDTVVQPTDPAPVPTDDTTEDETDKHPGGRRGRNKQDQQKTVPPQPDGTIIRTQPDGLMTLVQQFVDIHTKLDTEFQGDAQRVSSLTVDHIHTALALCTTPGDVLEVMREMVADKGLTIGDLERRSKPIYPISGTTFAHVLSGNELPTTEWLHIFLRACGVDPERTLIWHYTVTRIKIAALRHRKQHMPIMATTPPPLRPVKTDSTPPPVSFSASTRGLFMLSNVLLAVVTTAVLLMQVL, encoded by the coding sequence ATGGCGCGTCCTGAGAAGGAGATCCCGGCCACGGCTCCGCTGGAGGTGGCAGAGCTTGCCCGCGAACTGCGGGCGCTCCGCCGCTCCGCCAAGCTGACCTACCAATCCCTGTCGACCAGGTCCCACTACTCCACGGCCACCTTGTCGGCAGCCGCGTCCGGCAACACCGTACCGAAGTGGGAAGTCGTCGACTCCTTCATTCGCGCATGCGGCGCCAAAGAAGCGGACCTGCCGACATGGCGCAGGCTCTACCAGAACGCTCACGTCCGCGCCATGACGGAACAAGCCGTGCGCGACACCGTGGTCCAGCCCACCGACCCCGCCCCTGTGCCGACGGACGACACCACCGAGGACGAGACCGACAAGCATCCTGGAGGCCGGCGAGGACGCAACAAGCAGGATCAACAGAAGACCGTGCCTCCCCAGCCGGACGGGACCATAATCCGTACGCAGCCGGACGGTCTGATGACGTTGGTCCAGCAGTTCGTGGACATCCACACGAAGCTGGACACCGAGTTCCAAGGCGACGCCCAGCGCGTCAGTAGCCTCACTGTGGACCACATTCACACCGCGCTGGCCCTCTGCACCACGCCCGGCGATGTCCTGGAGGTGATGCGCGAGATGGTCGCGGACAAGGGGTTGACGATAGGAGACCTTGAACGCCGGAGCAAGCCGATCTACCCGATCTCCGGCACGACCTTCGCACACGTGCTCAGCGGAAACGAGCTGCCCACCACGGAATGGCTGCACATTTTCCTACGAGCGTGCGGAGTTGACCCCGAGCGCACCCTGATCTGGCACTACACGGTGACACGCATCAAGATCGCCGCATTGAGGCACCGCAAACAGCACATGCCGATCATGGCCACCACCCCGCCTCCGCTGCGTCCCGTCAAGACCGACAGCACGCCGCCGCCCGTCTCGTTCAGCGCATCCACCCGAGGCCTGTTCATGCTCTCGAATGTCCTGCTCGCGGTCGTCACGACGGCGGTACTGCTCATGCAAGTGCTCTGA
- a CDS encoding RNA polymerase sigma factor, with amino-acid sequence MDANSEVGGNASESFDVFFRECFPRIVSFLVSEGYALEDSRDAAETAMTQTYSRWEGLSTPKAYAFKIAIREAGKNYFRGREDIARAVKGGWLRSPKDTEGDTLNIEGESWIKFILSQLPEGQRIAMALHVDGFTVSEIAQTMGVRKSTVRSHLRHARATLKRLLQEKEG; translated from the coding sequence ATGGATGCAAATTCCGAAGTGGGGGGGAATGCGTCTGAGAGCTTCGACGTATTCTTCCGTGAATGTTTCCCTCGGATCGTTTCATTTCTAGTCTCGGAAGGATACGCCCTTGAGGACTCGCGGGATGCCGCAGAAACCGCTATGACTCAAACATACTCGCGTTGGGAAGGCCTGAGTACACCTAAAGCCTACGCGTTTAAAATAGCCATTAGGGAGGCGGGTAAAAATTACTTTAGAGGTCGAGAGGATATTGCTCGCGCGGTGAAGGGAGGTTGGCTCAGGTCCCCGAAAGACACAGAGGGAGATACGCTGAATATTGAAGGTGAGAGCTGGATAAAATTCATTCTCTCTCAACTTCCGGAAGGGCAGCGTATCGCGATGGCGCTCCATGTAGACGGTTTCACAGTGAGTGAAATTGCGCAGACCATGGGAGTCAGGAAATCGACGGTACGATCCCATCTGCGGCACGCGAGGGCCACATTGAAAAGGTTGCTACAAGAAAAGGAGGGATAG
- a CDS encoding BsuBI/PstI family type II restriction endonuclease — protein sequence MRKIITPEEAEHRLEFIFPRAAFDTVLSSPLAGTAVAALIYVDAVCKADDAAETARWARPSTVVWISDAALEHQTDGERLSWRVAALQNSKLVEQLQESWGIPFQPKYRDNTRETLRDETFRAWREHHAIRKRPGIAVNSSKPTWALLDDFADLFDPDMTDDQVREAAQQWRDRHMTPGTKLKAMRAIKAQEAKHAVIVKLPDNTTRTLEPGKSSLIIKGVIEEWAPARMGEPVVLAISEPGDKVHIGDKGTLQSTGIKIDPKDVLPDVLMADVNSDPVTFWIIEAVASDGAVTEGRRKALLGWAAQQNIKASQCSFLSAFESRNAAPAKKRLKDLAAGTWAWFADEPGHELSWYQMFPTADDV from the coding sequence TTGAGAAAGATCATCACGCCCGAAGAAGCAGAGCACCGACTGGAGTTTATTTTCCCGCGCGCTGCTTTCGATACGGTTCTTTCCTCTCCGTTGGCGGGCACAGCGGTTGCCGCTCTGATTTATGTCGATGCAGTGTGCAAGGCCGACGACGCTGCGGAAACGGCGCGGTGGGCACGCCCTTCGACCGTGGTATGGATTTCAGACGCGGCTCTGGAGCACCAGACGGACGGCGAGCGTCTTTCATGGCGAGTCGCCGCCCTCCAGAACAGCAAGCTCGTTGAACAGCTCCAAGAATCATGGGGCATCCCTTTCCAGCCGAAATATAGGGACAACACGCGCGAAACGCTCCGCGATGAGACGTTCAGGGCATGGCGCGAGCATCACGCGATCCGGAAGAGGCCCGGGATTGCGGTCAACAGCAGTAAACCCACCTGGGCGCTGCTAGACGATTTCGCAGACCTTTTTGACCCCGACATGACGGATGATCAGGTTAGGGAAGCGGCTCAGCAGTGGCGGGACCGGCATATGACCCCCGGTACCAAGCTCAAGGCTATGCGCGCTATCAAGGCGCAGGAAGCCAAACATGCTGTCATTGTTAAACTCCCTGACAATACCACCCGAACCCTTGAACCCGGAAAATCATCCCTCATAATTAAGGGCGTTATCGAGGAATGGGCTCCTGCGCGCATGGGAGAGCCTGTGGTGCTCGCAATCTCCGAGCCGGGAGATAAGGTCCACATCGGCGACAAGGGGACCTTGCAGAGCACGGGCATCAAAATCGACCCGAAAGACGTGCTCCCGGACGTACTGATGGCCGACGTGAACTCGGACCCTGTAACGTTTTGGATCATCGAAGCAGTGGCGTCTGACGGCGCTGTGACCGAGGGACGCCGCAAAGCACTCCTCGGATGGGCAGCACAACAGAACATCAAGGCCAGCCAGTGCTCATTTCTCAGCGCTTTCGAGTCACGCAACGCAGCCCCTGCCAAGAAGCGCCTCAAGGACCTCGCTGCCGGCACCTGGGCGTGGTTCGCTGACGAACCCGGCCATGAACTCTCCTGGTATCAGATGTTTCCAACCGCAGACGATGTCTGA
- a CDS encoding Eco57I restriction-modification methylase domain-containing protein — protein sequence MPDLLVVAALSEALENASAARPLGSRGSRGAVADSDPAELTPTATAVLAAIPAWWRAQATAAGLTGSWLEIETALQAVPPVDVPSDPPLGDSWGALTPEQVGAAYVEALSSATRARHGRHYTPPELASHLWGLARTSLGLPPGKQVLPGLVRDPACGAGALLLPVLREHLHASYDVDPALTLAGLPNLVQGVDTDPAAVWVANVVLAAEMLPTLARVPQKVRRPLPVLAQVGDGLADSGHKARVVVMNPPYGRVRLSSAERDRYAHVLYGHANMYSLFMASAVASLDSEGVLAALVPTSFTSGRYFSKLRTYLGREAGMSAVTFVEDRSGVFTSVLQETCLATFERRRRKKTRISSLGSTQTSIASVKTQRTGEPWVLPRRSDDAPVAAAASAMTESFASFGWHASTGPLVWNRRSADLYPTWGPSRSHVIWAADLDGGVLHRDPARDSMRYMALTAASDPKVMVLDRPAILVQRTTAPEQSRRLVAALLDNDALKARHGRVTVENHVNVLRPTAADPVLTNEAMTRLLATKALDRVVRCISGSVALSAYELESIPLPDPDVVRKWNDLEGGALEAAVAAAYRPEGM from the coding sequence ATGCCCGACCTGCTCGTCGTCGCGGCTCTTTCGGAGGCTCTTGAGAACGCCTCAGCCGCACGTCCTCTTGGCTCACGCGGCTCCCGCGGTGCGGTTGCAGACAGCGACCCCGCAGAGCTGACCCCTACAGCTACCGCTGTATTGGCTGCGATTCCGGCATGGTGGCGGGCACAGGCAACAGCGGCCGGCCTCACCGGCAGCTGGCTGGAGATCGAAACAGCTCTTCAGGCTGTCCCGCCGGTTGATGTTCCAAGTGATCCGCCGCTGGGTGACTCCTGGGGGGCGCTGACGCCGGAACAGGTGGGCGCTGCCTACGTGGAAGCTCTTTCGTCGGCGACACGTGCGCGGCACGGCCGGCATTACACGCCTCCCGAGCTCGCTTCGCACCTGTGGGGGTTGGCTCGTACATCGTTGGGTCTGCCTCCGGGTAAGCAAGTTCTTCCTGGTCTGGTGCGAGATCCGGCGTGCGGTGCGGGGGCCCTTCTTCTGCCGGTTCTGCGGGAGCACCTGCACGCTTCGTACGACGTCGACCCGGCACTGACCCTTGCGGGTCTCCCGAACCTGGTCCAGGGCGTTGATACCGACCCGGCCGCCGTGTGGGTTGCCAATGTCGTGCTGGCCGCGGAGATGCTTCCCACGCTCGCCCGTGTCCCTCAGAAGGTACGCAGGCCGCTGCCGGTCCTGGCTCAGGTGGGTGATGGCCTCGCGGACTCCGGGCACAAGGCCCGAGTCGTCGTGATGAATCCGCCCTACGGCCGCGTGCGGCTGTCCTCTGCCGAGCGGGACCGGTACGCGCACGTGCTGTACGGACACGCGAACATGTACAGCCTGTTCATGGCGTCCGCCGTCGCCTCGCTGGACAGTGAGGGCGTCCTGGCCGCGCTCGTCCCCACGAGCTTCACCAGCGGACGCTATTTCTCGAAACTGCGCACTTACCTAGGCCGTGAAGCCGGCATGAGTGCGGTCACCTTCGTTGAAGACCGCAGTGGGGTGTTCACCTCCGTTCTTCAAGAGACCTGCCTGGCCACTTTCGAGCGGCGCAGGCGTAAGAAGACGCGCATCAGCAGCCTCGGCAGCACCCAGACGTCGATCGCCAGCGTGAAGACCCAGCGGACTGGCGAGCCCTGGGTGCTGCCGCGCCGCTCGGACGATGCGCCCGTAGCTGCTGCCGCTTCCGCGATGACCGAGTCATTCGCCTCGTTCGGCTGGCACGCTTCAACCGGACCTCTCGTGTGGAATCGTCGCAGTGCTGACCTCTACCCGACGTGGGGTCCATCACGATCGCACGTCATCTGGGCAGCGGATCTTGACGGCGGTGTGCTGCACCGTGATCCGGCCCGTGACTCGATGCGCTACATGGCACTCACAGCGGCGTCTGATCCGAAGGTCATGGTTCTGGATAGACCGGCCATACTGGTGCAACGCACGACAGCTCCCGAGCAGTCACGACGGCTTGTTGCCGCGTTGCTGGACAATGACGCACTGAAAGCTCGCCATGGGCGGGTCACCGTTGAGAACCACGTCAATGTCCTCAGGCCCACCGCTGCGGACCCAGTCCTCACCAACGAGGCCATGACGCGCCTGCTGGCCACCAAGGCGCTGGACCGAGTGGTGCGCTGCATCTCAGGTTCCGTCGCGCTCAGCGCGTACGAGTTGGAGTCGATCCCGCTGCCGGACCCCGACGTAGTACGTAAGTGGAACGATCTTGAGGGCGGCGCGTTGGAAGCAGCAGTTGCCGCCGCCTACCGGCCGGAAGGCATGTGA
- a CDS encoding PadR family transcriptional regulator, translating into MERSNELEERLRQARRHHAQAIEELIDMTAALERVKREGTVLKNQRESVAATPQGGFFMNAEVAAVGKLLRKNSGDWITDLTICESTKVSPPGVYVAVRQMIEAGWLYSYWEEDVPAGEPRRRFYRLSPEGSTALPIALAQYDQQTAGKSSSNYARHPKEAPN; encoded by the coding sequence GTGGAAAGAAGCAATGAACTGGAAGAACGTCTGCGGCAAGCACGCCGTCATCACGCTCAAGCAATTGAAGAGCTTATAGATATGACGGCTGCGCTAGAAAGAGTGAAACGTGAAGGTACTGTACTGAAGAACCAACGCGAGTCTGTGGCAGCAACTCCACAAGGCGGATTTTTCATGAACGCAGAAGTGGCAGCCGTTGGGAAGCTGCTACGCAAAAATTCGGGAGATTGGATCACTGATCTCACTATCTGTGAGAGTACCAAAGTGTCGCCTCCTGGAGTGTATGTCGCAGTCCGTCAGATGATAGAAGCGGGGTGGCTCTACTCCTACTGGGAAGAAGATGTTCCCGCTGGGGAGCCTCGACGTCGCTTTTACCGGCTATCCCCTGAGGGGTCCACTGCATTGCCTATCGCTCTCGCCCAGTACGATCAGCAGACCGCTGGAAAATCCTCCTCGAATTACGCAAGGCATCCAAAAGAAGCTCCAAATTAG
- a CDS encoding DEAD/DEAH box helicase: MELRPHQAEAVDNVVRILGVPPGGRMPPEGLRTQVIAATGSGKTLIGAESAHRLSARRVLVLVPTLDLLTQMATAWRRAGRPGAMVGVCSLRAEESQGLPCTTDPDELVTWMAGLETVTVFATYASVGLGILQRAHAAGLGVWSLMVVDEAHRVSGDGMKPWAAVHDQAQLPAERRLYMTATARVWEAEGERPRLVASMEDDSPVFGPVAYKLTLSEAVGRGIVAPYQVLCLDIRDPELYAALATEATGSDAVRGARLAAVQSGLMHAATKERFRRVLSFHSRVTEAEAMAVSVPAVAARLAEDDPDTYPPADQVWADWLYGEHAPGHRKAVLNEFASDFLGKDQNKRAELRVLSSVRILGEGVDTAECDSVLFSDARGSMVDIVQMVGRALRLNPDHGKLATLIVPVLLGPDESPNELLTSAAYDNLSKILAALRAHDAETIEALADPRLRNSRPAADDDRGEDEGELSDGEDDGQDDVGPETRRVSERAATMLRFSEERDPAALTRFVQLRVIDPEGAYWLRGIEAATRWLRETGNSELRVPYTYVTPEEWGSAGSHPLGVWVADQRRYYVAGSLEASRVTELEKAGMVWSVHASAWEAGLEVARSYAAVHGHFLPPTGAVWGSGAERVGGGAGSMPIGVWAKNQRAAARKAAENAVRRAAGETHVSYAGELSEARQEALAEIDPGWCPMAWEVGWQRAYRLALAHAKAGGGFPAGAGELVVQGEDLGAWITAQRAGWDGLVPAQQYLLETLGIEPPTDGEVVVPVRRSQDERWNTNLTAAQQFHAREGHLRPARKHIEDVDGEPVKLGAFVDNTRRRVGKLSAERRAALDALGMRW, from the coding sequence ATGGAATTGCGTCCACACCAGGCTGAGGCAGTCGATAATGTCGTCCGTATTCTCGGTGTGCCGCCCGGTGGCCGTATGCCGCCGGAGGGATTGAGGACGCAGGTCATCGCCGCTACCGGCTCCGGCAAAACCCTGATCGGTGCCGAGTCGGCGCATCGGCTTTCTGCCCGGCGGGTGCTGGTTTTGGTGCCGACGCTGGACCTGCTGACGCAGATGGCCACTGCTTGGCGCCGGGCGGGCCGTCCGGGGGCGATGGTCGGGGTGTGCTCGCTGCGGGCGGAGGAGAGCCAAGGACTGCCGTGCACGACCGACCCGGACGAGCTGGTCACCTGGATGGCTGGCCTGGAGACCGTCACGGTCTTCGCCACGTACGCGTCGGTCGGCTTGGGCATCCTGCAGCGCGCGCACGCCGCCGGTTTGGGGGTGTGGAGCCTGATGGTCGTGGACGAGGCGCATCGCGTGAGTGGGGATGGGATGAAGCCGTGGGCGGCCGTGCACGACCAGGCGCAGCTTCCTGCGGAGCGCCGGCTGTACATGACGGCCACCGCCAGGGTGTGGGAGGCCGAAGGCGAGCGGCCGCGGTTGGTGGCGTCGATGGAGGACGACTCGCCCGTCTTCGGTCCGGTGGCGTACAAGCTGACGCTCTCGGAGGCGGTCGGCCGGGGCATCGTTGCCCCGTATCAGGTGCTGTGCTTGGACATCCGCGATCCCGAGCTGTACGCGGCGCTGGCTACGGAGGCCACTGGTTCGGATGCCGTGCGCGGGGCCCGGCTCGCGGCGGTGCAGAGCGGGCTGATGCACGCGGCGACGAAGGAGCGGTTCCGGCGCGTGTTGTCCTTCCACAGCCGGGTCACCGAGGCCGAGGCGATGGCGGTCTCGGTGCCGGCGGTCGCGGCCCGGCTCGCCGAGGACGACCCCGATACCTACCCGCCTGCGGATCAGGTGTGGGCGGACTGGCTGTACGGCGAGCACGCTCCCGGGCACCGCAAGGCCGTGCTCAATGAGTTCGCCTCCGATTTCCTGGGGAAAGATCAGAATAAGCGTGCTGAATTGAGGGTGCTTTCTTCAGTTCGCATTTTGGGTGAAGGTGTTGATACTGCCGAATGTGATTCCGTGCTATTTTCGGATGCTCGCGGTTCGATGGTAGATATCGTGCAGATGGTTGGTCGTGCTCTGCGGTTGAATCCGGATCACGGAAAGCTTGCCACGCTGATTGTTCCGGTTCTCCTCGGGCCGGATGAGAGTCCGAATGAATTGCTCACTTCGGCGGCTTACGACAATCTCAGTAAGATCTTGGCTGCTCTGCGGGCGCACGATGCGGAGACGATCGAGGCGCTCGCGGACCCCCGGCTGCGCAACAGCCGGCCCGCTGCCGACGACGATCGTGGCGAGGACGAGGGCGAGCTGTCGGACGGTGAGGACGACGGCCAGGACGACGTCGGCCCGGAGACGCGGCGGGTGTCGGAGCGGGCGGCGACGATGCTGCGGTTCAGCGAGGAACGCGACCCGGCCGCGCTCACCCGGTTCGTGCAGCTGCGCGTCATCGACCCCGAAGGCGCGTACTGGTTGCGCGGCATCGAGGCCGCCACGCGGTGGCTGCGCGAGACCGGGAACAGCGAGCTGCGGGTGCCGTACACGTACGTCACGCCAGAGGAGTGGGGATCGGCCGGTTCGCATCCGCTGGGGGTATGGGTGGCGGATCAGCGCCGGTACTACGTGGCCGGGTCGCTGGAGGCTTCGCGCGTCACGGAGCTGGAGAAGGCCGGCATGGTCTGGTCTGTACACGCGTCCGCGTGGGAGGCCGGACTAGAGGTCGCCCGCTCCTACGCAGCCGTACACGGGCACTTCCTACCGCCCACCGGGGCCGTATGGGGCAGCGGCGCCGAGCGAGTTGGGGGCGGCGCCGGCTCCATGCCGATCGGAGTGTGGGCCAAGAACCAGCGTGCGGCGGCCAGGAAAGCGGCAGAGAACGCCGTACGGCGCGCCGCCGGGGAAACCCATGTCTCCTACGCCGGGGAGCTCTCAGAAGCCCGGCAGGAGGCACTGGCGGAGATCGACCCCGGGTGGTGCCCGATGGCGTGGGAAGTCGGCTGGCAGCGGGCCTACCGACTCGCCCTCGCCCACGCGAAGGCCGGCGGCGGCTTCCCGGCCGGGGCGGGCGAGCTGGTCGTCCAGGGCGAAGACCTCGGAGCCTGGATCACCGCGCAGCGGGCCGGGTGGGACGGCCTGGTGCCCGCGCAGCAGTACCTGCTGGAGACGCTCGGCATCGAACCACCCACGGACGGCGAAGTCGTGGTGCCGGTACGGCGCTCCCAGGATGAGCGGTGGAACACCAACCTCACCGCTGCCCAGCAGTTCCACGCCCGCGAAGGCCACCTACGGCCGGCCCGCAAACACATTGAGGACGTGGACGGCGAGCCGGTCAAGCTCGGGGCGTTCGTGGACAACACCCGCCGCCGGGTCGGAAAGCTGAGCGCGGAGCGGCGGGCGGCACTCGATGCGTTGGGCATGCGCTGGTAG
- a CDS encoding DUF4238 domain-containing protein, with product MPSHAKKHHFVPQFLLQHFAGPKGKLVIHQVMSERRFKSSVNDVGHRNLGHSIYRPGQEPDHVSMEAAMGNIEGAAATAVRELVQSRERAVPVHAREALAWLLALQWQRSRFLRHLVSEKIDVENTGLSDEEIQTGMMMLIDSAVLNPWRLRNDDDAHYKDQWNNLVSTLLSSEMYWSSYRPRSGGLLVSDNPVCFSGIVGTPPPDIPRGYFDHGVGIGFQNFQRLTVPLGSHLAVIVSRDPQDAARLRVADFNRFTVFNSREFVAHSPEWPKAHPQLAENLPELLKRQRTVAPAFLQDYAPGGRAS from the coding sequence ATGCCATCGCATGCCAAGAAGCACCACTTCGTCCCTCAGTTCCTGCTCCAACACTTCGCCGGACCGAAGGGCAAACTGGTCATTCACCAGGTGATGAGCGAACGGCGCTTCAAATCATCGGTCAACGATGTAGGCCACCGCAATCTCGGGCATTCGATATACCGGCCCGGCCAGGAGCCGGACCACGTCTCGATGGAAGCTGCCATGGGCAACATCGAGGGCGCGGCAGCCACTGCGGTGAGAGAACTAGTCCAGAGCCGAGAGCGTGCGGTCCCCGTACACGCCCGTGAGGCTCTGGCGTGGCTGCTGGCCTTGCAGTGGCAGCGCAGCCGGTTTCTACGACACTTGGTCAGCGAGAAAATCGACGTCGAAAACACCGGATTGTCCGACGAAGAGATCCAGACCGGCATGATGATGCTGATCGACAGCGCTGTGCTCAACCCCTGGCGCCTACGAAACGACGACGACGCGCACTACAAGGATCAGTGGAACAACCTCGTTTCCACGCTACTGTCCAGCGAAATGTACTGGTCCAGCTATCGCCCTCGCAGCGGCGGACTACTCGTCAGCGACAACCCAGTATGTTTCTCCGGCATTGTCGGTACACCGCCCCCAGACATTCCCCGCGGTTACTTTGACCACGGTGTTGGTATCGGCTTCCAGAACTTCCAACGCCTGACCGTGCCGCTCGGCAGTCACCTCGCAGTAATAGTCTCCCGCGACCCGCAGGACGCTGCCCGGCTCCGCGTCGCAGACTTCAACCGCTTCACCGTCTTCAACAGCAGAGAATTCGTAGCGCACTCCCCAGAATGGCCCAAAGCTCACCCGCAACTTGCCGAAAACCTGCCAGAACTCCTCAAGAGACAGCGCACCGTCGCACCCGCCTTCTTGCAGGACTACGCCCCCGGGGGCCGCGCTTCATAG